Within Sorghum bicolor cultivar BTx623 chromosome 2, Sorghum_bicolor_NCBIv3, whole genome shotgun sequence, the genomic segment TACAATTCTTATTTGCAGTTGGTTCATTAAAAGCACACGTTGCAGTTATTAATAAAGATGACAACGGAGAATTCTCCACTAGGTATTGTCTTCCCATCCACATCTCCATCCCCGTGGGAGAATATTTTCCCTTCCCCATCCCTGCGAAAGGTCGTGGGGGACATTCTCTCCCCATGACCTGATTGGTAGGGGGATTGGATGATTTAGATGTTTCTTTCTGCAATTCCTTATGTACTCCTACCTTAACCACATATTTTTTTCTtaaacacacatatatatattggaGGCATGGATTAAGTTAATCCTTgtcgtatatatatatgtttgatCATTTTTGGATTAAATAATATAATAACCATGTAAATTTGTATTGCTCCTTTTTATGCCGTGTTTGGTTGTTTGCATCATCTAAAATGCCACCATGGTGTAAGCAAAGGCAATATACTAGTTGATTCAGACTCGGTCCATGCAACACCACTCCCATTATTTTAATGTATTTCCTCTAAATTGTAATTCATTTTGACTTTTCAAAATTCATAGATTTTATTGTGCATCTAGATATACAtttatctagatacatagtaaaatctATACATTTAGAAAAACGAAAACGGTttacaatttagaatggagaAAGTACTAAAAACCAACACGTTTATACAACTCTTGTACATGAACAAATATCATGTCTAGTACTAGTACTTTATAAAACTAATTATTTTGCAGTGGCAATTTTATCACCCCTCCATTCTAAAATATAAGATGTTTGATATTTAATTTTTACAATATATGTAGATATATTGTATATTTATTGGAAATAGCAAAAGTTTATTTAGTAGGAAAGCTAAAACATCGATTGTTTGGAAGGGAGGGAAAGTTATTTTTTCATCCACACTTGCTAAAATGTACTAAAATTTAGTAGGCGTCTGAAAACGCACAACCAAAGACACCGGACAACGGAAAGGAAACATACAAAGGAAAAAAGAAACTCCAAAACCATTTGATTTAGATGTAATTAATGAGAATCAACGGCTGATTAGATGTGAAATTTCAGACACCTGACATATGGCAGGCCCCCTTTTCATCACACGGTAAAGATTCCGTTTCTGCAGATTTAGAACGAGTCGTCGCTCTCATGTCTTCTCTGGTGGAGCCACGCGATAGCATCCGCGAAGCACTTCTTGTAGCTCCCCATGGCAGCCGGCTGGAGAGAGACCCCCACCTCTATCCCGCCGTCCCCAACCCGGCTCTCCGCCACCGCCACTACGCCGGTCCTCGTCACGGGCACGACCTCCACCTTCGCCGGTCGGCCGAATCCGAAGTCCAGGTCGTAGACGCGGAACCTCGGCGAGCCGGACACGGTGAGTAAATCCATCAGGAGCACCTCCTTGATCCGGTCCATCCACGCCTCCATGCTCGACGTCCCGATGTCGCGTACAGCTTCGTCAATggaggcggcgacggcggcgcacgCGCTGAAGAGCCCGCCTGCGCCAGCCACGGCCAGCTCGCCCGTTGGCGCCAGCGCGAACGCTGGGCCGACGCAGTTGCCCAGGTACTTGTCCGGCAGGGGAGGCTTCATCCGCGAGCGGTGGTCGACGGCTATGACCATGCAGGTCATCATCGGGccctctccgccgccgccgttcttggCTCGCTGGTAGCACGACCAGACGAAGCCGAAGGTGGCGACGAGAGAGGAGCACCGGGGCGGCGCGACGCCGCGCCTCGTAGCCTCGTCGGCCACGACGTCCTTGACGCGCGTCAGGTCGTCCTTGGACAGCACGAACGTGGCCAAGAGCTGGTCGGCGGACACCTTGATGAACTCCAGCTCTTGGCTGCTCGGCGCCGCTTGGACGAAGACGTCGTACAGGCGCCTTGGGTCGGGGAGGAGAGTCCGGTCGAtgacaggcggcggcggcggcggcggcaacgacGGTTCGGCGGCGCCGCCTCTGCAGGCGGCCGCCCAGGTGTGGAGGAAGTGCGTGGATCCAGAGCCGTCGCAGGCGGCGTGGTGCACAGTGACGCCGATGGCGAGACCTCGGCGCGCGGGAAGGAGCGTGGCCTGAACGGCGAGCAGTTTGCCGCCGTCGGGCAGCGGCGGCACGAGCGCGGCGATCTTGGCAACCTCCCGCGGCTCGTCGGTGGTGAGGCCGTCGAAGTGCATGTCGTCGTCGCACTCGGCGACGGTGAAGGTGACGGCGTCACCGGGGCGGTAGTGCAGCTCGTAGCGGTCGGATGTGCCGGGGGTGAGGCGGACGCGGCCGGCGAGCGGGTAGAAGGCACGGAGGGCCTGGTGCAACGAGTCCCGGAGGCTGGAGATGATGGCGGCGACGTCGGCGTCGGGGCCGGCGAGGCGGTAGAGGAAGAGGCGCTTGACGGGCGTGGAGTGAAGAAAGAAGACGTCGAGGAAGGTGAGCGGGAGCGAGGTCTCCGGCGGCGATGGAGACGGCGGCACGAGGGTGGTTTCGTGTACGTGTACGAGGAGGCGAGGAGGTGTCGAGGAGGCccctgctggtggtggtggctgCTGCTGGTCCGGCGTCACGGCCATGGCGGCCCGGCCTCCAATGGTATCAACGTAGGACGGACGAGCTTGCGGCAGGCACTGGGTGAGAATTGGAATTCGACTGACGCAGATAGATCAGCAGATCTGCAGATGCGAGGTACATAAAGGGGTTGATTTGCTGAAAATTTTGCCTCCCGCTTGTTCGCGTCAACTTCGTCTGCTCGCCTCCTATTCGTGCTAATAATATTCTGGATGGTACGTTGCGTCATGCATGGCAATAAAACATCAACCGGATCTAGAATGGTCAATTTTGGGGTGCTAGCGCCCCATTAGACCGTAGCATCCGTTCGAGTTCGACGGTTTCCGCCTATCGCACGTGCTACCGCTAGGAAAAAATCGATTCAAGGATGTGAAAAGAATAAGGAATAAAATATGATCCTGATGTAAATATACAAGAGAAGAGAAAGAAAGTATAAAAGTAGCTAGGACGATTTAAAAATAGGTCAGAATTTTCTGATGAAAAATTGTCTTGTATATTCATGATGCAATCGAAATAAAAACTACACTGCCAATTGCTGCAAAGATAAGCTCGAAGTTGAGTAACTACCACCTCCTTTAATTTCTCCACACATTCTCTGTATTCAGAGACGACCTTCAGTCTTTGTGGTGATCAATAAATAGCTACGGAGGATCGGATGCAACTGGTCACTATTTGGTCAAAATGTTCCTTTCAACTACAGCTAGCTCCCATGTGGACATGGCATGACAAGCCTCCACCTCGCCATCGACACACATATATATGTTGTTCTCGTCTACAAATCAAGGTTTTGTTTAGTTTCACctgaaatttaattttttttaaaatttaccgtcacatcgaatcttgcaatacatacatgaagcattaaatataaataaaaaaaaataactaattgtaaaatttatttataaatCATAATATAAATCTAGctaaatcaaaaaaaaattggaacttaACAAGATCTAAGCCAAATCACTGTCGGTCATTCAACCGGCGGCAAGGCATCCGGCGAGGCTTCATCAACGGGCGACGGATAAGTAGGGTACGAGTTGGATCGAGCTTCTTGCCTACTTATATAAATCGTGGGCTAAAGACCATTAGGCTCAATTTCCGTGCATACTGGACCGGGCCAACATTTGGTGACGGGTGCTTTGCCTTTGTGACCCAAAACTCCCAAATCCCAAGCCCATGTTGGCGACACTAAAATTCAGAGAGCCTATGTAAAGTTTTTGCACTAGAAAATCTATaattcttataaagctaaactccaCTAGATAAATTCTCTCTTCATGTAAAGTGTCaacatcattctccactaagtgacccaataaatattttatttctcCACGCAagatgtccacatcattctccactaagtccatgtcatcctatattaattacaaaaaatgaccatgtcatctatatcatgtgaaatactttaaatctttaatctattaacatacaagtcatgtacatacactatttgttccatcaccaattaattcctctataatgtaaccaaatattagtttttgtttagcaattttttactagatctaatacaataaaatacatgcaagtcaaattcatatgtatacatacataatagactGAATATCGTAAAGTAATGCTATGTATATAATAATTTATCTTTAAGAAATTctcgcagcaacgcgcggggaattcaCCTAGTACTATAAACATCAATAATCCTCTCAAGCACTCTGTCCCAAACGAAATGCAATTCTGGCTTCAAAATTTTGTTCGAATAGAATGCGATCAAGCTAGGCCATGAAATTTTGTTCAAATAGAATGCGATCAAGCTAGGCCATGATATAGTGGAGTTTGTTTCCTTTAGAGAAACCGTGTGCAATATTTCATTACCTTGACTAATAAACCTGAAACCATCATGATAATAACAGATCGATTACGGTCGCAGCCTTGCGGGTGCCATTTTACTTCAGCACTTAtatatttatcatagaattcctAGAATTGGATTCATTTTGGAATGGAGTGAGCATTAAACATCAATCATGAAAACTCGGTTCTAGCTCATCTAGTGTACGGacatgttattattattatttttttaaaaaatagctaATAGATTAGCAGTGTCTTTAAAGGCACTCCCAATGGTATATATCAATATAGGGTTACCCATATACCATTTAATATGGTGCCCCACGTATGATATTTTACTAATGCGACAACAACATTAATAACAaggagaaaataaaaatgaaaactaCAAGAAACTTGGTCTTACGCAAGAAGTTAGATCTTGCATATAGAAACCAAAAAGGAACTATATATAACATCCATTAGAATGGGCATCATATATATTGAGATGATGAGAAAGATGATTGCGAGAGAGATAACAaaaatgattgaagagatttggATAAAATATTAGGTGAGGAGGCCAAGCAAATCCTACATGTCAGCTATGCAGAACAGAAAATGAATCGCCAAGTGGCCGATTGCTCTTTTCTCAAAGATGGTTTGGTCAATATTTTCAACCTCCCAATGATCAATCAAAACACAACAAGCACAAGAATCAAAGAGTGGTGAACTGCCATGATTGGGTAGAGAGATGATAGAAGACACACACAGCTTGTCATCTATGCACTATGGAACATATGGAAAGAGCAAGAGTCTTCAGACAATAAATTGCAAACACTGGCACAAGTAGCAAGCATAATCCAACAAGACATCTTGCTATATGATATGGCGCAAGGAAATGTTCAAGTAAACCTCTGAAAACTGCAAAGTGCATTATTATGCTGTTCTTTTCTTTCCTGTTTTTCCTTTTCGGTTTAAATATTGGGACCCCCATAGTGTCCATATGTAAAGTGTTGTAACTCTGAAGCTTCTACTTCATTTAAAGGCAGAGCACATGCCGCTTTCATGCTAAAAAAATGAAGAGATTTATTTTGTAGCCTCAATTAGACTGTGTACTGTGAGTTATAGTTCCTTAGTGATGTCTGTACgataaagtttttagatttagctactgtagcatttttgttttcaattatgaactaattagatttaaacgatttgtctcgcaattcacagataaattgtgcaattagtttttgttttcgtctacatttaatgctctatgcatatgttcaaagattcaatatgatggcTTGATGGGTGAAAATTATTTGGgtgtggaactaaacaagtataGTTTCTTTTTTAAACAGCCCAACGAAAGGATCTTGTTTTGAAATACATCCTTTATATTTTGACATGATTCCAAATAAGatagagagcattggtcttttcAATTTTTTGCTTTCAAGAGGATGGTCTGTCCAAATTGCAGATTGCTGACTCGTCACTGATACCAAGTGGGCCATTGTTTGGATGTGCACACTCCACACACTGGTGGTACGAGGCTAACAGTTTGTCTTTTGTTTCTTGTCACTCCAAGGTCCAAGCTCTGAATCCATCCATGATCCATCCAAACAGTCCAATCCATCTGCTAGCTTTCCCTACATCCTCTTCAATCTGATCGTGCGATCAACTCGCGGTCCATCACCCTCAGCTCGCTCTTCACCCTAGCTAGGCCTCCACATCTCCATTGGATATTTGGATAAGCCCATGATGACGTGCCTTCTCTATTCCATCTCTGTTAAGGGTTGCCATCTTGTTCTTTCCCTCCTCTTCATTCACCATTCAGTCAGTCAGAATAATTTATTAagactcttttttttatttattgcgGTCTACCTCAATCAAGGTAAATTCTGGAGATGAAAGTGTCCATTTCGTACAAAAAGCAAAGCCAAAAATGACCCTTCGTTTACTGGTCACATTGGATGAGATGAGATCTCTTCTACCTGTCAGTCGTCATCTATCTATCCATTCCATCCAGATATGAGATATGCTTGCAGGATTTCAGATAATTCAGACCCTGTTGGGTGTTGCTGTTGCAGGAAAGATGGGAGGCCTCTGCCGCCTATCCGAGAATACTCTGGCCTCTGATCTTTCATTGGACGGACGGACGGGCGAAGGATATCTGGATATGCATGCCTCGACTGTCGACGACCATTATATGCATGCGTTTTAGTCGTTCTTCGTTTCTGTGCAGATAGAAGATGGACGAATGGAAGCTGAATCACGTGTGCCACTTTTATCTCCGGTGTGAAACATGTCGGCTGACTGA encodes:
- the LOC8081153 gene encoding malonyl-CoA:anthocyanidin 5-O-glucoside-6''-O-malonyltransferase, whose protein sequence is MAVTPDQQQPPPPAGASSTPPRLLVHVHETTLVPPSPSPPETSLPLTFLDVFFLHSTPVKRLFLYRLAGPDADVAAIISSLRDSLHQALRAFYPLAGRVRLTPGTSDRYELHYRPGDAVTFTVAECDDDMHFDGLTTDEPREVAKIAALVPPLPDGGKLLAVQATLLPARRGLAIGVTVHHAACDGSGSTHFLHTWAAACRGGAAEPSLPPPPPPPVIDRTLLPDPRRLYDVFVQAAPSSQELEFIKVSADQLLATFVLSKDDLTRVKDVVADEATRRGVAPPRCSSLVATFGFVWSCYQRAKNGGGGEGPMMTCMVIAVDHRSRMKPPLPDKYLGNCVGPAFALAPTGELAVAGAGGLFSACAAVAASIDEAVRDIGTSSMEAWMDRIKEVLLMDLLTVSGSPRFRVYDLDFGFGRPAKVEVVPVTRTGVVAVAESRVGDGGIEVGVSLQPAAMGSYKKCFADAIAWLHQRRHESDDSF